The stretch of DNA TATCAACAATATTTACATCAACATGGATTTGGGTATATTCATATTGTTCCCGTAAATTGTATGATACATAGGTGTTGGTATTTTTAACACGATATATAAAATTTGATCGACCCTGAATCATTCCTTGGTTGACCAACTTCTTAAAGGGTTCATTTTTACAAACGTAACCTAAATCGAAAAGGAACTTATTCCAGAATCTGGAGTAGACCAAATGCCCAACGGCATGTTCTGTTCCCCCTATATAAAGGTCAACATTTTCCCAGTATTCATTGGCCTCTTTTGATACTAAACCCTTATCGTTATGTGGATCCATGTAACGATGATAATACGCCGACGATCCTGCAAAACCAGGCATGGTGCTCATTTCGTAGTGATAACCCTCTGGTGTATGCCAGCTTTTAGCACGACCAAGAGGAGGTTCACCCTTCTCAGTTGGAAGATACGCATCAACTTCGGGGAGTTCCAATGGTAGTTTATTTTCATCAACAGGGTAGGGAAGACCATCTTTGTAAAAGATTGGGAATGGTTCGCCCCAGTAACGTTGACGGCTAAAAATAGCATCGCGCAAGCGGAAATTAATCTTACGGCAACCAAGTCCGCGTGATTCGATAATATCGTTTATTTTTGAGATTGCTTCTTTAACCTCTAACCCGTTGATAACACCGCTATTAATTACAATACCGTCCTTTGCATCGTACGATTCATGCCAGGATACTGTTGATGATTGTTCTTCTCCTGGTTTAATCACTGTTTGTATCACAGGGAGATCGAATGTACGAGCAAATACAAAGTCACGACTATCGTGTGCAGGAACAGCCATAATGGCTCCAGTTCCATATCCTGCTAAAACGTACTCACTTATCCAGATAGGAATGCGTTCGTTGGTAAACGGATTAATGGCATAGCTACCCGAGAATTGGCCAGTAACCCTTTTGGTATCTGCAATTCGCTCACGCTCGGTACGGTTCTTTACCTCGTTAACGTAATTATCAACCGCATCACGATATTCAGGGGTGGTTAGTTCATTGGTTAACTCACTTTCAGGAGCAATTACCATAAAGGTTGCGCCATAGATTGTATCGGGACGAGTGGTGAATATTAGAACTTTCTTCTCTGAACCATCAATCTTAAAGTAAACCTCGGCACCCTCAGAGCGACCAATCCAGTTTCGCTGAATTTCCTTCAATGAATCGGACCATTCTAAAGCCTCTAAATCACTAAGCAGACGTTGAGCATAAGCAGAGATTCTAAGGCACCATTGTCTCATCTTACGCTGTTCAACAGGATGTCCTCCACGTACTGAAAAACCTTCCTTTACCTCATCGTTGGCAAGAACAGTACCCAGCGCAGGGCACCAGTTCACCATGATATCGGCAAGATAGGCTAAGCGATACGCAAGAAGAATTTCCTGCTGCTCTTTTTCGCTCATAGCCGCCCATTCAGATGATGAGAAGGAGCGAACATCGCTGCATGATGCGTTAATCGTTATGTTTCCATTTTTCTCGAATTCAGTAATGAGACTCTCAATGGGTTCTGCCTTCTGGGTAGTATTGTTATACCAGTGTTTGAACATCTGTATAAATGCCCATTGTGTCCATTTGTAATATTTGGGATCACAAGTGCGAACCTCACGATCCCAATCATAGTTAAATCCAATTTTATCGAGTTGTTCACGATAACGCTTTACGTTATTCTCTGTTGTAATTGCTGGATGCTGACCTGTTTGTATAGCATACTGCTCGGCTGGCAATCCAAAAGCATCGTACCCCATAGGGTGCAAAACGTTGAACCCCTGTAAGCGTTTGTGTCTTGAATAAATATCTGAGGCGATATACCCAAGTGGATGCCCAACGTGTAGCCCTGCTCCTGATGGGTAGGGAAACATATCGAGCACATAGTATTTTGGACGTGAATGGTCAATATCTACCTTGTAGGTCTTGTTAATCTTCCAGTACTCCTGCCATTTCTTCTCTATCTCATTGAAATTGTATTCCATAAAGCGTTGAATTTGTACATTTTAATTTCAGCTCGCAAAGATAATGTTTAATGTAGAATGTAGAATGAAAAATTAATAATGAAAAGAGAAAAGTTAGATAAGGGATTGTTAAAAGGAATTAGATGGAAAGATAGGAAGTTAGGCTGAATGAAAAAGAGATAAGAAATGAATTTGGTAAACAATTCTTTTTTCAATGTGAATATGATAGTATTTCTGGTTATTCTTTTCTTTTAACGAGATATCAATTTTTGTCTCAACACACCCAATTGTATTATCAATGAAATCAGTAATTACAAATGATTCGGATTCAGGTATCCCCGGATTTTTAAAAACGGGTTGTCCCAAAGTCGCTATTACTAAAAAAAGAGAGGCAGATATGAATAGTAAGATTCTCATAATAAATTTTAATTGATAAATATACTTTTTAAACTATTAAACAGCGGGATGGAGCTAATAAAATGGTAAATTGCTAACTGATTCTTAAACAATCTAATATTTACTAACCTATTAGCAGTCAGCATCTATGGAAAATAAGGTCGTAATTGTTATTAATCCAGGTTCAACATCCACTAAACTTTCATTATATAGTAGAAAAGGTGAAGTAAAATCAGAAACTATAAGACATACTCAGGAGGATCTTGATAAATTCAATTGTATTACAGATCAGCTTGATTATAG from Bacteroidales bacterium encodes:
- a CDS encoding leucine--tRNA ligase, which encodes MEYNFNEIEKKWQEYWKINKTYKVDIDHSRPKYYVLDMFPYPSGAGLHVGHPLGYIASDIYSRHKRLQGFNVLHPMGYDAFGLPAEQYAIQTGQHPAITTENNVKRYREQLDKIGFNYDWDREVRTCDPKYYKWTQWAFIQMFKHWYNNTTQKAEPIESLITEFEKNGNITINASCSDVRSFSSSEWAAMSEKEQQEILLAYRLAYLADIMVNWCPALGTVLANDEVKEGFSVRGGHPVEQRKMRQWCLRISAYAQRLLSDLEALEWSDSLKEIQRNWIGRSEGAEVYFKIDGSEKKVLIFTTRPDTIYGATFMVIAPESELTNELTTPEYRDAVDNYVNEVKNRTERERIADTKRVTGQFSGSYAINPFTNERIPIWISEYVLAGYGTGAIMAVPAHDSRDFVFARTFDLPVIQTVIKPGEEQSSTVSWHESYDAKDGIVINSGVINGLEVKEAISKINDIIESRGLGCRKINFRLRDAIFSRQRYWGEPFPIFYKDGLPYPVDENKLPLELPEVDAYLPTEKGEPPLGRAKSWHTPEGYHYEMSTMPGFAGSSAYYHRYMDPHNDKGLVSKEANEYWENVDLYIGGTEHAVGHLVYSRFWNKFLFDLGYVCKNEPFKKLVNQGMIQGRSNFIYRVKNTNTYVSYNLREQYEYTQIHVDVNIVDNDMLDIEKFREWRPEFKDANFILENGKYICGWAVEKMSKSMWNVVNPDLIVDKYGADTLRMYEMFLGPLEQSKPWDTNGIDGVHKFFRRLWRLYHDKNNQPEISDEAPSKEELKVLHKTIKKVSDDIDKFSFNTGVSTFMVCVNELTDLKCNKRVILEPLSIIIAPYAPHIAEELWSLLGHKQTIFDTKWPELRDEYLIESTFTCPVSFNGKTRFTLDIPLNLSQADVEKIILANENTLKYLEGKQPRKIIIVSNKIVNIVL